A section of the Gloeobacter violaceus PCC 7421 genome encodes:
- a CDS encoding transposase family protein, giving the protein MSIELTQLLDLPNVYVERQSINELGIFFYLQPLAQEILCPGCGQLTDIQHQARPLQVRDLMMRKKPVFLRIPRRQFYCKACQRYCTEKLEFLDWRRRHTRRFEEDVYERVQHSSLEQIAREEGISPEAVRGIFEHVAVESKKRLGRSKAHQHR; this is encoded by the coding sequence ATGAGCATTGAACTGACTCAGTTACTCGATCTGCCCAACGTTTATGTCGAGCGACAGTCAATTAATGAACTGGGCATTTTCTTCTACTTGCAACCTCTAGCCCAAGAAATTCTCTGCCCGGGCTGCGGACAACTCACTGATATTCAGCATCAGGCACGTCCATTACAAGTCAGAGATTTGATGATGCGCAAGAAGCCTGTGTTTCTAAGGATTCCTCGGCGGCAGTTCTATTGCAAAGCTTGTCAACGCTACTGTACCGAGAAACTCGAGTTTCTGGATTGGCGTCGGCGACACACCCGCCGTTTTGAAGAAGATGTTTACGAGCGTGTTCAGCACTCCAGCCTCGAACAAATTGCCCGCGAAGAAGGAATCAGCCCGGAGGCAGTGCGGGGAATATTTGAGCATGTGGCAGTCGAGTCAAAAAAAAGACTGGGGCGAAGTAAAGCGCATCAGCATCGATGA